The Oreochromis niloticus isolate F11D_XX linkage group LG15, O_niloticus_UMD_NMBU, whole genome shotgun sequence genome includes a region encoding these proteins:
- the LOC100692483 gene encoding gap junction Cx32.2 protein, which translates to MGEWSFLSDLLDKVQFHSTVLGKVWMSVLFLFRIFILAAGVDKIWGDEQSNMKCNILTPGCKNSCYDHTFPLSHTRFWVLQILTVSTPTLIYLGHVLLVIRKDNKRRRRLEEKRKKQEIIKAPKYSDENGKVHLKGVLLVSYTIQLLFKILLEVAFIVGQYYLYGFILMPNKVSCFKDPCKTEVHCFISRSTEKSIFIIFMLAMAAFSVILNIMEIFYLMISKIKERKRRTSISIPPKGFSLNNPNPNSTERVTWC; encoded by the coding sequence ATGGGGGAGTGGTCCTTTCTGTCTGATTTGTTAGACAAGGTGCAGTTTCACTCCACCGTCTTGGGAAAGGTCTGGATGAGTGTTCTTTTTCTCTTCCGGATCTTCATTCTGGCAGCTGGTGTTGATAAAATATGGGGAGATGAACAATCAAACATGAAGTGTAACATCCTAACGCCTGGATGCAAGAATTCTTGCTATGATCACACCTTTCCTTTGTCTCATACACGGTTCTGGGTGCTCCAGATTCTCACTGTCTCCACGCCAACGCTCATCTATCTGGGCCACGTCTTACTAGTGATTCGTAAAGATAACAAACGGAGAAGACGCctggaggaaaaaaggaaaaagcaggAGATAATTAAAGCCCCCAAGTATTCAGATGAAAATGGCAAAGTGCACCTCAAAGGCGTCTTGCTGGTCAGCTACACGATTCAATTGTTGTTCAAGATTTTGCTTGAAGTAGCATTCATTGTAGGACAGTACTACCTCTATGGCTTCATACTTATGCCAAATAAGGTTTCTTGTTTCAAGGACCCATGTAAGACAGAGGTACACTGCTTCATTAGTCGCTCCACAGAGAAAAGCATCTTTATTATCTTCATGTTAGCAATGGCtgcattttctgtcattttaaacATTATGGAGATATTTTACCTGATGATCTCAAAGATAAAGGAGAGGAAAAGAAGGACCAGCATCTCCATTCCACCAAAGGGATTCAGTCTCAACAACCCAAATCCCAATTCAACTGAGAGAGTTACATGGTgttga
- the gja1b gene encoding gap junction alpha-1 protein encodes MGDWSALGRLLDKVQAYSTAGGKVWLSVLFIFRILVLGTAVESAWGDEQSAFKCNTQQPGCENVCYDKSFPISHVRFWVLQIIFVSTPTLLYLAHVFYLNRKEQKLNKKEEDLKAVQNDGGDVDIPLKKIELKKLKYGIEEHGKVKMKGALLRTYIVSIFFKSMFEVGFLVIQWYIYGFSLSAVYTCERNPCPHRVDCFLSRPTEKTVFIIFMLVVSLVSLLLNVIELFYVFFKRIKDRVKGKQQPTLYPSGGTLSPTPKELSTTKYAYYNGCSSPTAPLSPMSPPGYKLATGERGTGSCRNYNKQANEQNWANYSTEQNRLGQNGGGSTISNSHAQAFDFPDDTHEHKKLSSSAGHELQPLGLMDARPCSRASSRMSSRARPDDLDV; translated from the coding sequence ATGGGTGACTGGAGTGCTCTGGGTCGTCTGCTGGACAAAGTTCAGGCCTACTCTACTGCTGGTGGGAAGGTCTGGCTGTCGGTGCTCTTCATATTCAGGATCCTGGTGCTCGGTACTGCAGTCGAATCGGCCTGGGGAGATGAGCAGTCAGCCTTCAAGTGTAACACCCAGCAGCCTGGGTGTGAAAATGTCTGTTACGATAAATCCTTCCCCATTTCCCACGTTCGCTTCTGGGTTCTCCAAATTATTTTTGTGTCGACACCTACACTTCTCTACCTGGCTCATGTCTTCTATCTGAACAGGAAAGAGCAGAAACTCAACAAGAAAGAAGAGGACCTCAAGGCTGTGCAAAATGACGGAGGTGACGTTGACATACCTTTAAAGAAAATCGAGTTGAAAAAGCTGAAGTATGGTATTGAGGAACATGGCAAAGTCAAGATGAAAGGAGCCCTCCTTAGAACCTATATAGTGAGCATTTTTTTCAAGTCTATGTTTGAAGTGGGCTTCCTGGTTATTCAGTGGTACATATATGGGTTCAGTCTGAGTGCAGTCTACACCTGTGAGAGGAACCCATGTCCACACCGAGTGGACTGTTTTTTGTCTCGTCCCACAGAGAAGACCGTGttcattattttcatgttggtgGTCTCACTGGTGTCATTGCTGCTCAATGTCATTGAACTTTTCTATGTGTTCTTTAAGAGGATCAAAGATCGTGTAAAAGGCAAACAACAACCCACACTCTACCCCAGCGGAGGCACCTTAAGCCCTACCCCTAAAGAACTCTCTACTACAAAGTATGCCTACTATAATGGCTGCTCATCCCCAACTGCCCCACTCTCACCAATGTCCCCCCCTGGCTACAAGCTTGCCACAGGGGAGCGGGGAACTGGCTCGTGCCGTAATTATAATAAGCAGGCCAACGAGCAGAACTGGGCTAACTACTCTACAGAACAGAACCGTCTTGGACAGAATGGTGGAGGAAGCACTATTTCAAACTCACACGCACAAGCCTTTGATTTCCCCGATGATACCCACGAGCATAAGAAACTGTCTTCCTCAGCAGGACATGAGCTGCAGCCGCTAGGGTTGATGGATGCCAGGCCTTGTAGCAGGGCCAGCAGCAGAATGAGCAGCCGAGCCAGGCCAGATGACCTGGATGTTTAA